TTTTAGCTAGCCCTTGGTGACACTTGTAGGTTGTGGCCTTGCTGCACAGTCCCAGTTTCTCCTATTTCTTCGGATCGATCATAGGACTTTTTTGGCAGTAAATTTTTCTCTATAATTAGTAAGAGAAAGAAAATACCTCTTAAGTTTTTGAGTTAATATTGACAGaattcatttatttatagttACTGAACTATTGGGAAattcttcccttttcttttaattttttctatttGGTGCAGCTGGGAAGAGGGATGTTAGTGATCTTTTTTTCTCTTACTGgttctttaataatttttttccttcttcgaTGATTTTGAAAAGACAAATATTGCCAAGTGACATATACTGAGTAAGTAGGTGCAAGGCCGGTCCAGATGATAGCTGAAGTAGGCGTCCGTTTACGGTCCTCACTTTGGAAGggtcctcaatttttttttaaagaaaatgcgtgtgtgtgtgtttacaattcaaattcaaaaaaaaaaaaacaaacaaacaaacatccaAAAAATGTAATCATAggcaattgaaaaaaaaaaaattgttgaaaaattagattatgtaaacttaattaACACATTTGTGCACTTAATACTACAGTTTAatgtgagaggtcttatgttcaattctttcaaatgtgaatttgaaccatattattgttagccgATTGTGAGACTCAGCCCATCCTCCTCCCccatagtgtagataatatcgtcgTGTAACATTTAAATAATGTTTGTATACCTTTCttcttttaatattaatttttaatgatatgtGATATAGTAATAgactttttcatgtatttagcggatttttttatatatctcaATGTACAAAGGGTCGAGGGACTAAGAATTATAGGGTCTCACTTCAAGGGCTTGCCTAGTACAAAGAGTTGAGAGACAGAGAACTCTAGGGTCTTACTTCAAATTTGAAACATGTGCAAATCCTATTCCATTTGGAAGTGGCGCGATCAAATGAACTTTTATAAACACTTTGGCTATGATATTGTAATTAAGGATTATTAGATGAATAAATGGTTTTACTCAGAATGAATTATGGAATATTGAAGTACTTTGTTTAAACCTAGCTTGCTTATAAAGCCAACTCTTATAGAAAAACAGTTCATTGTTGTATCTCGTCCTATGAGGGAATTGGGAAGGACGCGACAGATACAAATTAAGAGTTTTCTTGTCATCGCTGAATCAATGAACCATTGATCATGTCATGCAGAAAGAGAGAATCGTTTCATCAGCCAACGATCTTCGTCATGTCGCCTTCACTAGCACACGTAGAGAAAAAATCTGAATCTCCAGGGTTGTCCCTCTCCTTCAACTCTTCAATCCTCTCCACAACCTCTTTCAGATCTAGTCTCTTCTCCACTTCCCCTTCACAACATTCCAACCCAATCTTCAAGAGCTTCAGCATCTCTCCCTCACTACTCTTGCCTGCCCCCATTCCCGTATCAAACACCTGACTAAACCACTCCTCCCGAGGCACCGAGTTCACCCAACTTGCCAAATCCTCCTCACTTCCCTTACCTTGCTGCAAAAAGTTGGTGGGTAACTTCCCCGTTAAGATCTCCAAGATCAACACTCCGAAGCTCCACACGTCGGTCTTCTTTGTCACGCGCTTGCTTTGCATGTACTCTGGGGACTTGTAGGCCACCATGAGGGTGTGAGCATGTTCTTGGTTTACCACAGGGATTAGGCCGTAGTCAGTGATAAGGGGCTCGTAGGACTCGTTGAGAAGAACGTTTGAGGATTTGAGGTGGCCATGGGGTGCTACTAGGCTGGGAAGCTCAGTGTAGAGATAGCGTAAGCCATGGGCTACTCCTTTGACAATCTTCAAACGGGTCGGCCAGTCAAGGCTTGGATGGTCGAGGGTTTGGTTTCCTGATCATGAAAGTGCAGATAacaccaattaattaattagccaTTCATTGAAGTCTCTTCCTCGATCTAAAGGGGATACCGGGGAAGAGAAAAGGTTTGATATATATACAACTAAAACACAAAGTAAAATTGTCTATAATGACATTAAACATTAATTTTGCAAACTCATATTTAAAAGCAATGCTACATGGACAACTATACGAATGTGCGGCATGTCTCTATTAGAGATGTGGTATACAAATAGTTTTTATCACTTAAAGGTAGGATCTCGTCAATTAGTAGAACTAGAAAATATGGTCATTCATGTTTAGGTAAAATGCaaatatacatatgtgtgtgtgtgtgtggatagGCCCTTTATTTAAAGGGATCTccatttttggtaaaaaatgaAGACTAGTTGTGCGGCTCACACCACATTGAATTTCAATAATCCAAACCgcctatttttcaagttgcacttcatatatagatcatccttgcaaaatattaagcaagttaaaaatatttgatgcatctaattgagttcaaagaaattgataaACACTATGTTCTAAGAAACTGAAATTTCATCATGACAATCAAATGAGTTAAGGGTTTCAAatagaattgaatttttgcaagaatgatttatgaatgaagacttaaaaaatagacggtCCGGATAGTTGAAGTTCGATGTATAATTGACCctacaactaatccccatttttatcaaaaaaaaaaaatgaaaatccctTTGGATAAAGGCTTTGTATACATGTATATGTTTAAAGGAAAAGGAACTTACCATGAAGATGGGCAGCCAAGCTGCCGTTTAGAACATGGTCAGAAATCAAGAGCTTCTCTTCCTTCTTATAATAATAAGCAACAAGTGGAAGCAAATTAGGATGTCCCAATCTCCCAATCCTTCTCATGTGCTCTATGAACTCCTCTCTTCCTACATTATTCATCTGCTTATACCTCTTCACAACCATCACTGGTCCGGTCAACAAAGCAGCCTTGTAAGATGACCCAAAGCAACCGCTGCCTAACACCTCCGCCGAGGCTCTCAGCAAGTCTTGCATATCAAACCTCTCCCTGTCGTCTCTCACAAATGAAAGCTTTAAGCTCTGTTCACCCTTCTTTCCATTCCCTCCTTTAATCGAGTTTTCAGGAGAGCCTGGAGCACTTGCTTGGTGCTCTGGTTCTTTTTGAACTGATCTGTTTTGGACAGTTGCTGTTGATGGTGGTGGAGCCTCTACCGATGATTCAGATGATTTTTTGCGGCGTCCAAGGAGGAAGACCAGTAAAGCAACTATGGCGATGATTGCTACTATGACAGCGATCACAATCAGCACGATTATCCAGGTTGCGGGCTTCTTCGAGGGGGTACTGCATGCTTTTAATGGCCCTCCACATAGTTCTTCATTCCCTGCGTGTCCAGGTGGAAAACTTTTAATTGCCTACATCTTTTAAGAACAATACTTTTATTTCTCTAACTGTACTCTGTGCTTTTGATTTGCTTGAAAGAAGACACTTATCACCTAATAAATTAACTTACATGTTTGAACCCATTTAAGCTGGGAGGAAATTTTTCTGTGGAGATTCTTGAGGATTATGCCTGATGCTTCTTTATACCAAGCATTCATAACTTAACCTACGTACGCATTACAAAAATTCGACTCTTGCTCTTTTCCtcct
This Pyrus communis chromosome 6, drPyrComm1.1, whole genome shotgun sequence DNA region includes the following protein-coding sequences:
- the LOC137738248 gene encoding pollen receptor-like kinase 2, which produces MMKMMMMMMKQCESSSLMSPRALAFFFILLYVCVASPAGASESETLLKLKDSLQNTDGLTTWKPSTSPCTAQKPNWMGIRCDGRGRVWALQLENLGLKGEINVGLLQDLPDLRTIGFMNNSFEGPLPDLRKIIGLKTVYLTGNKFSGTIPSDWFTGMSSLKKLHMANNQFTGEIPKSLAGLDKLVELSIEGNKFEGKIPDFRQPRLTIFNVSNNKLEGEIPKSLRKLDASSFAGNEELCGGPLKACSTPSKKPATWIIVLIVIAVIVAIIAIVALLVFLLGRRKKSSESSVEAPPPSTATVQNRSVQKEPEHQASAPGSPENSIKGGNGKKGEQSLKLSFVRDDRERFDMQDLLRASAEVLGSGCFGSSYKAALLTGPVMVVKRYKQMNNVGREEFIEHMRRIGRLGHPNLLPLVAYYYKKEEKLLISDHVLNGSLAAHLHGNQTLDHPSLDWPTRLKIVKGVAHGLRYLYTELPSLVAPHGHLKSSNVLLNESYEPLITDYGLIPVVNQEHAHTLMVAYKSPEYMQSKRVTKKTDVWSFGVLILEILTGKLPTNFLQQGKGSEEDLASWVNSVPREEWFSQVFDTGMGAGKSSEGEMLKLLKIGLECCEGEVEKRLDLKEVVERIEELKERDNPGDSDFFSTCASEGDMTKIVG